The window TCAACATCCGCGTGGCTCTCGTGGAGCCCGGGGTCATCGCCACGCCCATCTTCGGCAAGTATCGAGACTCTCCGAAGCATACTCCCTATCCTGGTGAGCGCCGCATCATGGCGTTGTTCCAAACCTCCCTGGAGCAACCCGTGTCCCCTTTCGTCGTCGCCGAGAGGATAAAGGATATCGTCTCGAGCGGTAGCTGGAGGCTCCGGCATCCGGTGGGCCCGGACGCGGAATCGATCATGCAATGGCGGGCGGACATGAGCGACGAAGCCTGGGTTGACTGGTGGGCCGTGGAAGACGACGAAATCTGGTGCGCCCAGGTGGAGCGAGATCTCGGCATCGACGTGCGGCCTCATTTGAAGGACTGACGGTCGCGCGTTTGCCACGGTCGCGAACGAGCTTCGGTGACCATTGTCTGCGCCTCCCGTCTGTAGTACCCTCGTGCCCGTTTTTCGCTCTTAGGCCATCGCTTCTCAGCCCAGGAGGACGACCCTCATGACCATTCCAGTAACCATCACCGTCAACGGGCGCGAGACCAAGCACGAAGTGGAGCCGCGGTTGTTGCTGGTTCACTATCTCCGCGACGTGCTCTCGCTCACCGGGACGAACGTCGGCTGCGACACGAGCCAGTGCGGCTCGTGCACCATCATCATGGACGGTCGCACCGTCAAGTCTTGCACCGTGCTTGCCGTTCAGGCGGATGGAAGCGAGCTCACCACCATCGAGGGGCTCGCCAGAAAC of the Vicinamibacteria bacterium genome contains:
- a CDS encoding (2Fe-2S)-binding protein; this translates as MTIPVTITVNGRETKHEVEPRLLLVHYLRDVLSLTGTNVGCDTSQCGSCTIIMDGRTVKSCTVLAVQADGSELTTIEGLARNGELHPIQQAFWDNHGLQCGFCTPGMIMTATEILKRHPKATEEDVRHGLEGNICRCTGYENIVRSIVAAASVKKARKTKKGAA